In the Streptomyces sp. NBC_00525 genome, one interval contains:
- a CDS encoding ATP-binding SpoIIE family protein phosphatase has protein sequence MGGERREPPTDAFEAELHQIEALNRMQAPGPDPALPPGPDHGTRDEGTPEEARRRDALLLTAGHSVAAADTLDEALRLAAGLYARDFPLDGQAVFGVADGNLTALAQYGFRPGGGGRGFRMPMNTGYPAAEVARTGRAVYLGSVDEYRRRFPATWHMSARKGREAWGFLPLVTAGRVVGVWLAAFRSPMQFTAGERALLTVTGRMIAQVLEQARASRAELELSRGLRRSMHTAGEAPTGLSVATRYVPTGGGLMVGGDWYDSIDLPNGRMAVVIGDVQGHDVHAAGLMAQLRTAVHAYAAEGHGPDAVLARASRFLTTLDEDRFATCLYIEADPSTGDLHIARAGHPHPVLRMGDGTCVLKHVSGGLPLGLMPGEEDYPVDTVRLHEGEILMLCTDGLIENGGHDMYTGWVRVRDAFSPGPADDLEAMADRLMAAILSPGPGAREDAAARDGDDIALLLLRRDAVHARADLSRRRLVLTVGQDQGEGLAEARAELKALLHDWARPDQIDTAVLLATELLGNVLVHTDQDGALNATVSGETGTRRLLVEVMDRGDELPHQRTPGELASSGRGLLLLDILADQWGVRPEPEGKTAWFALNEAASAEPGDIPGL, from the coding sequence ATGGGTGGTGAACGGCGCGAGCCACCGACCGACGCGTTCGAGGCGGAGCTGCACCAGATCGAGGCGCTGAACCGGATGCAGGCACCGGGGCCCGACCCGGCGCTCCCGCCCGGACCCGACCACGGCACACGGGACGAGGGCACCCCGGAGGAGGCCCGGCGCCGCGACGCCCTGCTGCTCACGGCCGGGCACTCGGTGGCCGCGGCCGACACCCTAGACGAGGCACTCCGGCTCGCCGCAGGCCTGTACGCCCGGGACTTCCCGCTGGACGGCCAGGCCGTCTTCGGCGTCGCCGACGGCAACCTCACCGCGCTCGCACAGTACGGATTCCGGCCCGGCGGGGGCGGCCGCGGCTTCCGCATGCCCATGAACACCGGCTACCCGGCGGCCGAGGTGGCCAGGACCGGGCGGGCCGTCTACCTCGGCTCCGTCGACGAGTACCGCCGCCGCTTCCCGGCGACCTGGCACATGTCCGCCCGCAAGGGCCGCGAGGCATGGGGCTTCCTTCCCCTGGTGACCGCCGGACGGGTCGTCGGCGTCTGGCTGGCCGCCTTCCGCAGCCCGATGCAGTTCACCGCGGGCGAGCGCGCCCTGCTCACCGTCACCGGCCGCATGATCGCCCAGGTCCTCGAACAGGCCCGCGCCAGCCGCGCCGAACTCGAACTCTCGCGGGGACTGCGCCGCAGCATGCACACCGCGGGCGAGGCACCGACCGGGCTGAGCGTCGCCACCCGCTACGTGCCGACCGGCGGCGGCCTCATGGTCGGCGGCGACTGGTACGACAGCATCGACCTGCCCAACGGCCGGATGGCGGTCGTCATCGGCGACGTCCAGGGACACGATGTGCACGCCGCCGGCCTCATGGCCCAGCTGCGCACCGCCGTCCACGCCTACGCCGCCGAGGGACACGGCCCCGACGCCGTCCTGGCCCGGGCCTCCCGCTTCCTGACCACCCTCGACGAGGACCGCTTCGCCACCTGCCTCTACATCGAGGCCGACCCCTCCACCGGGGACCTGCACATCGCACGCGCCGGACATCCGCACCCCGTGCTGCGCATGGGCGACGGCACCTGTGTGCTCAAACACGTCAGCGGCGGCCTCCCGCTCGGGCTGATGCCCGGCGAGGAGGACTACCCCGTGGACACCGTGCGCCTGCACGAGGGCGAGATCCTCATGCTGTGCACGGACGGCCTGATCGAGAACGGCGGCCACGACATGTACACCGGCTGGGTCCGGGTGCGCGACGCCTTCTCACCCGGACCCGCCGACGACCTGGAGGCCATGGCCGACCGGCTCATGGCGGCCATCCTCAGCCCCGGCCCCGGCGCCCGCGAGGACGCCGCCGCACGCGACGGCGACGACATCGCCCTGCTGCTCCTGCGGCGCGACGCCGTGCACGCCCGCGCCGACCTCAGCCGGCGCCGGCTGGTGCTCACCGTGGGGCAGGACCAGGGCGAGGGCCTGGCCGAGGCCCGCGCCGAACTCAAGGCCCTGCTGCACGACTGGGCACGCCCCGACCAGATCGACACCGCGGTGCTCCTGGCGACCGAACTCCTCGGCAACGTCCTCGTCCACACCGACCAGGACGGCGCCCTCAACGCCACCGTCTCCGGCGAGACCGGCACCCGCCGGCTGCTCGTCGAGGTCATGGACCGCGGCGACGAACTGCCCCACCAGCGCACCCCCGGCGAACTCGCCTCGTCGGGGCGCGGCCTGCTCCTGCTGGACATCCTCGCCGACCAGTGGGGCGTACGGCCCGAGCCGGAGGGGAAGACCGCCTGGTTCGCGCTCAACGAGGCCGCCTCCGCAGAACCGGGCGACATCCCCGGCCTCTGA
- a CDS encoding threonine/serine ThrE exporter family protein, which yields MSEGPDADADTDRDGGHEAVVGFLDGLTRLLLGTSGEGAEQIERSVVSAARGLGGTASVAVLPDAATLAVRSHGRDSVVVVRAFPEVFRMDQVVALKPLVDEVAAGRLDALRAGRRLDAIARAAPPYPWWAKLVGIVLFSVGFAPLMQPTWYEIGSTAVLAAVAGGLAVAADRLPRLAKVLPLVVAVTVSLITLEVFARTPAHGGPVLLMLPALFFFVPGDYLSAAAAELAAGYLTTGAIRLVYAVALLVQLYVGVILGLVVTGRPRQDLFDVAAGSDLPRWVLFASWIVFTAGALLAFAVPARLLGMLLALVYLTVGVQTGFTALLGDVGGTFVAAVVLGAATTWLARRPGRPPRLVLVLPGFFTLTVGSLGMRGLTALAGGYAIEGFRDLTELITIVMAIGAGLLLGAVAAQRPGDG from the coding sequence ATGAGCGAGGGGCCGGACGCGGACGCGGACACCGACCGCGACGGCGGGCACGAGGCCGTCGTCGGCTTCCTCGACGGGCTGACCCGGCTGCTGCTGGGCACGAGCGGTGAGGGCGCGGAGCAGATCGAGCGCTCGGTCGTCTCGGCGGCGCGCGGGCTGGGCGGCACCGCGTCGGTGGCCGTGCTGCCCGACGCGGCCACGCTCGCCGTGCGCTCGCACGGCCGGGACTCCGTGGTCGTGGTGCGCGCCTTTCCGGAGGTCTTCCGGATGGACCAGGTGGTGGCGCTGAAGCCGCTGGTGGACGAGGTGGCGGCGGGCCGGCTCGATGCCCTTCGGGCCGGGCGCCGGCTCGACGCGATCGCCCGTGCCGCTCCCCCGTACCCCTGGTGGGCGAAGCTGGTGGGGATCGTGCTGTTCTCGGTGGGCTTCGCCCCGCTGATGCAGCCGACCTGGTACGAGATCGGGAGCACCGCGGTCCTGGCGGCGGTCGCTGGGGGCCTGGCGGTGGCGGCGGACCGGCTGCCCCGGCTGGCGAAGGTGCTGCCGCTGGTCGTGGCGGTGACGGTCTCGCTGATCACGCTGGAGGTGTTCGCGCGCACGCCGGCGCACGGCGGGCCGGTGCTGCTGATGCTGCCGGCGCTGTTCTTCTTCGTGCCCGGCGACTATCTGAGCGCGGCGGCGGCCGAACTGGCGGCCGGCTACCTCACGACCGGCGCCATCCGTCTGGTGTACGCGGTCGCGCTGCTGGTGCAGCTCTATGTGGGCGTGATCCTGGGGCTGGTCGTCACGGGCCGCCCGCGCCAGGACCTGTTCGATGTGGCGGCCGGTTCGGATCTGCCGCGCTGGGTGCTGTTCGCGAGCTGGATCGTGTTCACCGCGGGCGCCCTGCTGGCCTTCGCCGTACCCGCGCGGCTGCTCGGCATGCTGCTGGCGCTGGTGTATCTGACGGTGGGGGTGCAGACAGGGTTCACGGCGCTGCTGGGGGACGTGGGCGGGACGTTCGTGGCGGCGGTCGTGCTGGGGGCCGCCACGACCTGGCTGGCGCGTCGGCCCGGCCGCCCGCCGCGCCTGGTCCTGGTGCTGCCGGGCTTCTTCACACTGACGGTGGGCTCGCTGGGCATGCGGGGGCTGACGGCGCTGGCGGGCGGGTACGCCATCGAGGGCTTCCGCGATCTGACGGAGCTGATCACCATCGTGATGGCGATCGGTGCCGGGCTGCTCCTGGGCGCGGTGGCGGCCCAGCGGCCGGGCGACGGCTGA
- a CDS encoding dipeptidase, which yields MATDALAGRIADLMSRARTDLTELVAIPSVADPRQYPPEECVRAARWVADAFTEAGLRDVRLVETPDGSDAVMGHRPAPPGAPTVLLYCHYDVQPPLDDDAWTTPPFTLTERDGRWYGRGAADCKGNIVMHLTALRALGDDIPVGLTFVAEGSEEQGTGGLDAYVAAHPELFAADALLVCDTGNAAVGVGTATTSLRGLVNVVVTVETLAGEVHSGMFGGPAPDALAALVQLLSTLRDPQTGATRINGLDATGTWEGAHYEEDRFREDAGVLDGVPLIGTGSVSDLLWARPAVTVLGIDCPPVVGSSASVPARARARVSLRIPPGTDPKAAQRALTDHLTDATPWGARVSVEPESAGAPFRAATDGPAYRALGEAMAAVYGRPMTFLGQGGSIPLCNVLADACPSAEIILMGVEEPQCLIHAPNESVDPAEIEHMAHVEALFLQTFARTAR from the coding sequence ATGGCCACCGACGCACTCGCCGGACGTATCGCCGACCTGATGTCCCGCGCACGGACCGACCTGACGGAACTGGTCGCCATCCCCTCGGTGGCCGACCCCCGGCAGTATCCGCCCGAGGAGTGCGTGCGGGCGGCCCGGTGGGTCGCGGACGCCTTCACCGAGGCCGGTCTGCGGGACGTACGCCTCGTGGAGACCCCCGACGGCAGCGACGCCGTCATGGGGCACCGGCCGGCCCCGCCGGGCGCGCCGACCGTGCTGCTGTACTGCCACTACGACGTACAGCCCCCGCTGGACGACGACGCGTGGACCACCCCGCCCTTCACCCTCACCGAGCGCGACGGCCGCTGGTACGGGCGGGGCGCGGCGGACTGCAAGGGCAACATCGTCATGCACCTCACCGCACTGCGCGCGCTCGGCGACGACATCCCGGTGGGGCTGACGTTCGTGGCCGAGGGTTCGGAGGAGCAGGGCACCGGGGGCCTCGACGCGTACGTGGCCGCGCACCCCGAACTGTTCGCGGCCGACGCCCTGCTGGTCTGCGACACCGGGAACGCGGCCGTGGGGGTCGGCACCGCCACCACCTCGCTGCGCGGTCTGGTCAACGTCGTCGTCACCGTGGAGACGCTGGCCGGGGAGGTGCACTCGGGCATGTTCGGCGGCCCGGCGCCCGACGCGCTGGCCGCCCTGGTGCAGCTGCTCTCCACCCTGCGCGACCCGCAGACCGGGGCGACGCGGATCAACGGCCTGGACGCGACCGGGACGTGGGAGGGCGCGCACTACGAGGAGGACCGGTTCCGCGAGGACGCCGGTGTCCTGGACGGGGTGCCGCTCATCGGTACCGGCTCGGTGTCCGATCTGCTGTGGGCCCGTCCGGCCGTCACCGTCCTCGGCATCGACTGCCCGCCCGTGGTCGGGTCGTCCGCGTCGGTGCCGGCCAGGGCCCGCGCCCGGGTGAGCCTGCGCATCCCGCCGGGCACCGACCCGAAGGCCGCCCAGCGTGCGCTGACGGACCATCTGACCGACGCCACTCCCTGGGGGGCACGGGTGTCGGTGGAGCCGGAGTCGGCCGGCGCGCCGTTCCGCGCGGCGACGGACGGGCCCGCCTACCGGGCGCTGGGCGAGGCGATGGCCGCGGTGTACGGGCGGCCGATGACGTTCCTCGGGCAGGGCGGTTCCATTCCGCTCTGCAACGTCCTCGCGGACGCCTGTCCTTCGGCGGAGATCATCCTGATGGGCGTCGAGGAACCGCAGTGCCTCATCCACGCGCCCAACGAGAGCGTCGATCCGGCGGAGATCGAGCACATGGCTCATGTGGAGGCGCTGTTCCTCCAGACCTTCGCGCGCACCGCGCGCTGA
- a CDS encoding amino acid permease produces MTSPLFLQIIIPQGVYWIFSTITTQVYLIVYLLMFVAAVRLRKTQPDHPRGYRVPALPVLCVVGLLASVAALAIGFVPPSQFGGGSVGVYVAIIGGGLVILGLLIPWLFLKLRKPGWRTAAAGEEAAS; encoded by the coding sequence GTGACGTCTCCGCTGTTTTTGCAGATCATCATACCACAAGGGGTATACTGGATCTTCTCGACCATCACGACGCAGGTCTATCTCATCGTCTACCTGCTGATGTTCGTGGCCGCCGTCCGGCTGCGGAAGACCCAGCCGGACCACCCGCGCGGCTACCGCGTCCCCGCGCTCCCCGTGCTGTGCGTCGTCGGCCTGCTGGCCTCCGTCGCGGCCCTGGCCATCGGCTTCGTACCACCGTCCCAGTTCGGCGGCGGCAGCGTCGGTGTGTACGTGGCGATCATCGGCGGCGGTCTGGTCATCCTGGGGCTGCTGATCCCGTGGCTGTTCCTGAAGCTGCGCAAGCCCGGCTGGCGGACGGCCGCCGCCGGTGAGGAGGCCGCGTCATGA